From a region of the Paenibacillus segetis genome:
- a CDS encoding GlsB/YeaQ/YmgE family stress response membrane protein — MSFIWSLIIGGVIGWLASLIMNRNIPGGAIGNIIAGFVGGWLGSIILGNWGPVIGSFYFVPALIGAIVLVMIVSMVMSMMRRSRS; from the coding sequence ATGAGTTTCATATGGTCATTAATTATTGGTGGGGTCATCGGATGGCTAGCTAGTTTGATTATGAACAGAAATATTCCAGGTGGAGCTATTGGTAATATTATCGCTGGTTTCGTTGGAGGTTGGCTAGGCAGTATTATCTTAGGAAACTGGGGACCAGTAATTGGGAGCTTCTACTTTGTTCCAGCTCTAATTGGTGCGATCGTGCTTGTAATGATCGTTAGTATGGTTATGAGCATGATGAGACGGAGTCGCTCTTAA
- a CDS encoding response regulator codes for MEALEKNYRVILVDDEPIILRSLKVAIPWNELNLTIVGEARNGEEALRLVRELSPHMIISDIRMPGIDGITLMKEVLAENSKRLFIFISGYGEFEYAREALRQGAFDYLLKPIDHDELIEMILRAKHALEKQMEDEKLLHSVQVLSTLARERMFAEFIEGNSSPLQHMRWLENSELEQDYFMAVIQLDHYMKLNTHWTIGEKRLWLFAIRNILGEWSLSNGGLTVFPFHSGEWILLFSGLQSRNKESLGRDVIQQIKMNTKLSCSVGFSQSTEGIEQLSNAYQSAVKALYRRFYRGEEGVFVDGGPEQIMDRSEVKYPKHLEIQFLESIRTLNKERMLQLFDETKLYIENQALTKEVAERVIVELTVVLYRQFEQMNLLLEWSLEGLLQELHSQGTLNDIMDVLRINFGKWIMEGVANHSKENVQSVIAKSQEYISNNYHKDLSIEEVSELADLSISHFCMLFKQVTGYTFLEYLTQCRIEKAKYILKNSNVKVYQVAPLVGYQDPRYFTQVFKKVTSMTPSEYREEGA; via the coding sequence ATGGAAGCGTTAGAGAAGAACTATCGCGTGATTCTAGTAGATGATGAACCGATCATTCTGCGCAGTTTGAAGGTAGCTATTCCTTGGAATGAACTAAATCTGACGATTGTTGGTGAGGCGAGGAATGGAGAAGAGGCACTTCGCTTAGTTCGAGAATTGTCGCCGCATATGATCATCAGTGATATTCGCATGCCTGGGATAGATGGAATTACATTGATGAAGGAAGTCTTGGCCGAGAATTCCAAGCGGTTATTTATATTTATTAGCGGTTACGGGGAATTTGAATACGCTAGGGAAGCACTTCGACAGGGTGCGTTCGATTACCTACTGAAGCCGATCGATCACGATGAATTGATTGAAATGATTTTACGAGCTAAACATGCTTTAGAGAAGCAAATGGAAGATGAAAAGCTGCTTCATTCCGTTCAGGTATTGTCTACATTGGCGCGTGAGCGGATGTTTGCGGAGTTTATTGAGGGGAATAGCAGTCCATTGCAACATATGCGCTGGCTAGAGAACAGTGAGCTAGAGCAGGATTATTTCATGGCTGTTATTCAACTAGATCATTATATGAAGCTGAATACACACTGGACTATTGGGGAGAAGAGACTGTGGTTGTTTGCAATCCGTAATATCTTGGGAGAGTGGTCACTTTCCAATGGGGGGCTTACGGTATTTCCTTTTCACAGTGGGGAATGGATACTGTTGTTCTCAGGCTTACAAAGCAGGAATAAAGAGAGCCTTGGAAGAGATGTTATTCAACAAATTAAAATGAATACCAAATTATCCTGTTCGGTTGGGTTCAGTCAAAGTACGGAAGGAATCGAGCAACTTAGCAATGCCTATCAAAGTGCGGTTAAGGCACTGTATCGACGTTTCTACCGCGGAGAAGAAGGAGTATTCGTTGATGGTGGACCAGAGCAGATCATGGATCGCTCTGAGGTAAAGTATCCAAAACATCTGGAAATTCAGTTTCTCGAAAGTATTCGTACGTTGAATAAAGAACGTATGCTCCAATTATTTGATGAGACAAAGCTGTATATTGAGAATCAAGCTCTTACTAAAGAAGTGGCAGAGCGAGTAATTGTCGAGCTGACAGTGGTATTGTATCGGCAGTTTGAGCAGATGAATCTTCTACTGGAATGGTCACTTGAAGGCCTACTACAGGAATTACATTCTCAGGGAACATTAAACGATATTATGGATGTTCTCAGAATAAACTTTGGTAAATGGATCATGGAGGGAGTTGCGAATCACTCCAAAGAGAACGTCCAGTCTGTTATTGCCAAGTCACAAGAATACATCTCCAATAATTATCATAAGGATCTTAGCATTGAAGAGGTTTCTGAGCTTGCCGATCTTAGCATAAGCCATTTTTGCATGTTATTTAAGCAAGTGACGGGATATACTTTTTTGGAGTATTTAACTCAGTGCCGTATAGAGAAAGCCAAGTATATTTTGAAGAACAGTAATGTAAAAGTGTATCAGGTTGCTCCACTAGTTGGGTACCAGGATCCAAGATATTTCACACAAGTATTTAAAAAAGTGACGAGTATGACTCCCTCTGAATATCGGGAAGAAGGGGCATGA
- a CDS encoding CotH kinase family protein, which yields MKATWSSLLLRLCSLLLIFGLVACEATNNSANIVDSGTTNKEQTKVSAVEQKLDEEVFPKDKVVDVKITIDEDEFQDMLDNASNEEIKTASVDYNGQHFDNIGIRTKGNLTLRSVVQMTDSDRYSFKLSFDEYVNQTLGGISKINLNNNYSDASSMREFLTYELAETMGLPTPKHSFVNVYINDELWGFYLAVEQIGDAYLERHFGNSYGALYKAEMSGNGGDLLWIDDNPDSYKGLTLKSDTTNGDILIDMINELNNGSDYEKYIDVEEALKYIALNVVTNNTDSYIGSTKQNYYLYEDDGVFSVLPWDYNMAFGGLGGGGMGGFGGRGGQRTDAQNNDTSTDTTTTDNNNDGMVPPDLPEGFDADGMVPPDLPEGFDAGNFGGMGGSSHLLIDEPTQGAVAERPLVAKLLEVDEYKEMYHNVIKQAVEGFLANDTFTARVNEISAMISSYVKADPTAFYTYEEYEQGVTQLISTNASQVDNISQQLDGTIASSGDGSGSGGGMGGGGMRGGFQGQAQQGDQAPQAPDAQGQAQQGDQAPQAPDAQGQTQQGDQAPQAPDAQGQAQQGDQAPQAPDAQGQAQQGDQAPQAPNAQGQAQQGGFGGGGFGGGRGPMGNDGGAGGKFGGDFGNQPGQEQDNTNNALTAGISILVVILACIFVAFYKRKRL from the coding sequence ATGAAAGCAACGTGGTCCTCACTTCTTCTAAGGCTATGCTCCTTGCTTCTGATCTTTGGACTCGTTGCCTGTGAGGCAACGAATAACTCCGCAAATATCGTTGATAGTGGCACTACAAATAAAGAACAAACTAAAGTGTCCGCGGTAGAACAGAAGTTAGATGAAGAAGTATTCCCCAAGGATAAGGTTGTCGATGTCAAAATAACCATTGATGAAGACGAGTTCCAAGATATGCTCGACAATGCCAGTAACGAAGAGATAAAGACAGCCTCTGTAGATTATAATGGCCAACATTTCGATAATATCGGCATTCGTACAAAAGGTAACTTAACTTTACGTAGCGTGGTTCAAATGACCGACTCGGATCGCTATAGCTTCAAGCTGTCATTTGATGAATATGTAAATCAGACACTAGGTGGCATCAGCAAAATTAACCTAAATAATAACTACAGTGATGCAAGTAGTATGCGTGAATTTCTAACCTATGAGTTAGCCGAAACGATGGGCCTCCCCACTCCCAAGCATTCTTTTGTCAATGTATATATCAATGATGAACTGTGGGGATTCTATTTAGCTGTTGAACAGATCGGTGATGCTTATCTAGAGCGACATTTTGGAAATTCTTACGGAGCCCTGTATAAAGCTGAAATGTCCGGAAACGGGGGCGATTTGCTCTGGATCGATGATAATCCCGACTCTTACAAGGGGCTAACACTGAAATCGGACACCACTAATGGAGATATCCTGATCGATATGATCAATGAACTTAACAATGGTTCCGATTATGAGAAATATATTGACGTCGAGGAAGCATTAAAATACATTGCGCTTAATGTCGTTACAAACAATACTGACAGTTACATTGGCAGCACCAAACAAAATTATTATTTGTATGAAGACGACGGTGTCTTCTCTGTTCTTCCATGGGATTATAACATGGCCTTTGGAGGTTTGGGAGGCGGTGGTATGGGTGGCTTTGGCGGTCGTGGTGGACAACGGACAGACGCTCAAAATAACGATACCTCTACCGACACAACTACTACTGATAATAATAATGATGGTATGGTTCCACCTGATCTTCCTGAAGGATTTGATGCTGATGGCATGGTTCCACCTGACCTGCCAGAAGGATTTGATGCTGGTAATTTTGGAGGAATGGGCGGAAGTAGCCATCTTCTAATTGATGAACCAACTCAAGGCGCGGTTGCTGAACGTCCTTTGGTTGCAAAGCTATTGGAAGTTGATGAGTACAAGGAAATGTACCACAATGTTATTAAGCAAGCAGTGGAAGGCTTTCTAGCGAATGATACCTTCACTGCACGAGTCAACGAGATCTCTGCGATGATCTCATCATATGTGAAGGCAGATCCAACCGCCTTTTACACGTATGAGGAATATGAACAAGGCGTTACTCAGTTAATCTCCACAAATGCAAGTCAAGTGGATAACATATCTCAACAGCTCGATGGTACCATTGCATCATCCGGTGATGGTTCTGGAAGTGGTGGCGGTATGGGCGGAGGCGGCATGAGAGGCGGTTTCCAGGGCCAAGCCCAACAGGGTGATCAAGCCCCTCAAGCTCCGGACGCTCAGGGCCAAGCACAACAGGGCGATCAAGCCCCTCAAGCTCCGGACGCTCAGGGCCAAACCCAACAGGGTGATCAAGCCCCTCAAGCTCCGGACGCTCAGGGCCAAGCCCAACAGGGTGATCAAGCCCCTCAAGCTCCGGACGCTCAGGGTCAAGCCCAACAGGGCGATCAAGCCCCTCAAGCTCCAAATGCTCAGGGCCAAGCCCAACAGGGTGGGTTTGGCGGAGGTGGTTTTGGTGGAGGTCGTGGCCCTATGGGCAATGACGGCGGTGCTGGCGGAAAATTTGGTGGTGATTTTGGTAATCAACCTGGTCAAGAGCAAGATAATACCAATAATGCCCTAACGGCCGGTATATCCATCCTAGTCGTTATCCTCGCCTGTATATTCGTAGCTTTCTATAAACGAAAACGCCTCTAA
- a CDS encoding ABC transporter substrate-binding protein, which translates to MKWIMNWGWILLYSVVLMASVLFIAAGNREPIEEVQTEKITLTFRHFWITEHDRQMLDIFEDVVHKFQESHPNVKVNFEGMDQTVHREQKLKSEMVTGTPPDMFVLFGGAEIEPYVRSNRLMDLSDFVKENGLQDQFQDLHLWTFNNKIYGLPIEGNAEPLYYNMEIFEKLGIQPPETLSQLNDAIDILKENGYIPFALGNEERWPAGIFAHYLMDRFAGPELINDLVQGQESQRFDNIDYLRAFDQLEQWIKQEAFSPSSNTLSTEEAIKLFTNEKAAMYLNGNWDINLFHDEDAPANFQDKVGVIPFPSLLANGNRSIAGGYTIGIGLSSNMEDAKKEAAEDLLKALFTKEVQSNVVYKGLRIPSMKVSYDSNKTGPIFAQVIALMDVNHQSFVPYDNILSPEVKKSFLKVIEEMIAGDTSAKEALEEIQVSSQEYWKQRRNFSP; encoded by the coding sequence ATGAAGTGGATCATGAATTGGGGCTGGATATTACTGTATTCTGTCGTTCTTATGGCTTCTGTGCTGTTTATTGCAGCAGGTAATCGGGAACCGATTGAGGAGGTCCAGACGGAGAAAATAACACTGACGTTTCGTCATTTCTGGATCACGGAACATGACCGTCAGATGTTGGATATTTTTGAGGATGTTGTTCATAAATTTCAAGAATCTCACCCTAATGTTAAAGTGAACTTTGAAGGCATGGACCAGACTGTACATCGTGAACAGAAGCTGAAGAGTGAAATGGTGACTGGAACCCCGCCAGATATGTTCGTTTTATTTGGTGGAGCCGAAATTGAGCCGTATGTTAGGTCTAATCGATTGATGGATTTGAGTGATTTTGTTAAAGAAAACGGATTGCAAGATCAATTTCAGGACCTGCACTTATGGACATTTAATAACAAGATTTATGGTTTGCCTATTGAAGGAAATGCTGAGCCTCTCTACTATAATATGGAGATATTTGAGAAGTTGGGCATTCAGCCACCGGAAACGTTATCTCAATTAAACGATGCTATTGATATCTTGAAGGAGAATGGATATATTCCTTTTGCGCTTGGAAATGAGGAGCGTTGGCCAGCAGGAATCTTTGCCCATTATTTGATGGATCGATTTGCAGGTCCTGAGTTAATCAATGACTTAGTGCAAGGGCAGGAAAGTCAGCGTTTTGATAATATAGATTATTTGCGAGCTTTTGATCAACTGGAACAGTGGATTAAGCAAGAGGCGTTCAGTCCGTCTTCCAATACGTTATCAACTGAAGAAGCGATTAAGCTATTCACTAACGAAAAGGCGGCAATGTATTTGAATGGGAACTGGGACATTAATTTATTCCATGATGAGGATGCGCCGGCCAATTTTCAGGATAAGGTTGGGGTGATTCCTTTTCCCTCCTTGCTAGCTAATGGAAATAGGTCAATAGCTGGTGGATACACAATTGGAATTGGATTATCTTCAAATATGGAGGATGCCAAGAAGGAAGCAGCAGAGGATCTACTTAAGGCGTTGTTTACGAAGGAAGTTCAGAGCAATGTAGTGTATAAAGGATTGCGAATACCTTCGATGAAAGTGTCCTACGATTCGAATAAGACGGGACCGATCTTCGCACAGGTGATAGCACTGATGGACGTCAACCATCAAAGCTTCGTACCCTATGACAACATATTGTCGCCAGAGGTCAAGAAGTCTTTCCTTAAAGTCATTGAGGAAATGATCGCCGGAGACACATCTGCCAAAGAGGCATTAGAGGAGATACAGGTATCTTCTCAGGAGTACTGGAAGCAACGAAGAAACTTCTCGCCCTAA